One genomic window of Halobellus limi includes the following:
- a CDS encoding D-aminoacyl-tRNA deacylase → MIGLVVSRADSASVNIGEALRSLAEWERREDPTRSDADGGGTYYRHGDFELREFDEWHLELGGVADAFSERPEFVAFLSRHAGETGPLLTAHFTGNFGPAEYGGEPGELSRACPNVQRAVVEAFDRHAPDGYEVGIECTHHGPSDVGAPSLFVELGSSESEWEDLDGARAVARAVLELSGVAADASESVSGVADGAPAAGSTGRRRQIVGFGGGHYAPQFERIVRETDWAVGHVGADWVLNSMGDPSANADVVARAFERSAAERALVVGDRPDLEAVVEDLGHRVVGERYLRETTGVPLDLAASLERDLASIDDGLRFGADAEAVGAADTEGGLGASYEVVSLPDDLLAEASGINRDAAFEAVESHAIAFETVEGGTKPRGRAAVVDGDARDALVDAVAAVLEAKYDDVERGDGEVVATREAFDPAAAAAAGVPEGPAFGRLSSGEPVEVDGDEVTPEEVTAEETARFPV, encoded by the coding sequence GTGATCGGACTGGTCGTCAGCCGCGCGGACTCGGCATCGGTCAACATCGGGGAGGCGCTGCGGTCGCTCGCGGAGTGGGAGCGCCGCGAGGACCCAACGCGGAGCGACGCCGACGGCGGCGGGACGTACTACCGCCACGGCGACTTCGAGCTCCGCGAGTTCGACGAGTGGCACCTCGAACTCGGCGGCGTCGCCGACGCGTTCTCGGAACGCCCCGAGTTCGTCGCCTTCCTCTCCCGGCACGCGGGCGAGACGGGGCCGCTCCTGACGGCGCACTTCACCGGCAACTTCGGCCCGGCGGAGTACGGGGGCGAGCCGGGCGAACTCTCGCGCGCCTGCCCGAACGTCCAGCGCGCGGTCGTCGAGGCGTTCGACCGCCACGCGCCCGACGGCTACGAGGTCGGCATCGAGTGCACGCACCACGGCCCGAGCGACGTGGGCGCGCCCTCGCTGTTCGTCGAACTCGGGAGCAGCGAGTCCGAGTGGGAGGACCTCGACGGCGCGCGGGCGGTGGCCCGCGCCGTGCTGGAACTCTCGGGCGTCGCCGCCGACGCGTCCGAGTCGGTCTCCGGCGTCGCCGACGGCGCACCCGCCGCCGGGTCGACCGGACGACGTCGACAGATCGTCGGGTTCGGCGGCGGCCACTACGCGCCGCAGTTCGAGCGGATCGTCCGCGAGACGGACTGGGCCGTCGGCCACGTCGGGGCCGACTGGGTCCTGAACTCGATGGGGGACCCGTCGGCGAACGCCGACGTCGTCGCCCGCGCGTTCGAGCGGTCGGCGGCCGAGCGGGCGCTCGTCGTCGGCGACCGTCCGGATCTGGAAGCCGTCGTCGAGGACCTCGGCCACCGCGTCGTGGGGGAGCGGTACCTCCGCGAGACCACCGGCGTCCCCCTCGACCTCGCCGCGTCGCTCGAACGCGACCTCGCGTCGATCGACGACGGGCTACGGTTCGGAGCGGACGCGGAGGCAGTCGGAGCGGCCGACACCGAAGGCGGTCTCGGGGCGTCCTACGAGGTCGTCTCCCTCCCCGATGACCTCCTCGCGGAGGCGTCGGGGATCAACCGCGACGCGGCGTTCGAGGCCGTCGAGTCGCACGCAATCGCGTTCGAGACGGTCGAGGGGGGCACAAAGCCGCGCGGGCGGGCCGCCGTCGTCGACGGCGACGCCCGCGACGCGCTCGTCGACGCCGTCGCCGCGGTCCTCGAAGCGAAGTACGACGACGTCGAGCGCGGCGACGGCGAGGTGGTCGCGACGCGGGAGGCGTTCGATCCGGCAGCGGCGGCCGCCGCGGGCGTCCCCGAGGGGCCGGCGTTCGGTCGGTTGTCGTCGGGCGAGCCGGTCGAGGTCGACGGCGACGAGGTGACGCCCGAGGAGGTCACCGCCGAGGAGACGGCTCGGTTTCCGGTGTGA
- a CDS encoding shikimate dehydrogenase yields MQVYGLLGNPVEHSLSPPMHEAAYEALDVDARYVTFEPDRDAAADAVAAADTLGIAGLNVTIPFKRDVLDAVDLDDVARRVGAVNTIDFSGETPTGHNTDVAGVERSFAHHDVSIDGRDAVLVGAGGAGRAAAFALADAGASVHVANRTVERAESLAADVPGATAGGLDTLDRVADADLLVNATSVGMEPDVDETPVPADHLHGDLAVLDAVYTPIETRLLREAAAAGATTIDGAWMLLFQGVQAFELWTGRDGPVDAMNEALRAELD; encoded by the coding sequence ATGCAGGTCTACGGACTCCTCGGCAACCCGGTCGAACACTCGCTGTCGCCGCCGATGCACGAGGCCGCCTACGAGGCGCTCGACGTCGACGCGCGCTACGTCACCTTCGAGCCCGACCGCGACGCCGCCGCCGACGCGGTGGCCGCCGCGGACACGCTCGGCATCGCGGGACTGAACGTCACGATCCCGTTCAAGCGGGACGTCCTCGACGCGGTCGACCTCGACGACGTCGCCCGGCGCGTCGGCGCGGTGAACACGATCGACTTCTCCGGCGAGACACCGACGGGGCACAACACCGACGTCGCCGGCGTCGAGCGGTCGTTCGCCCACCACGACGTCTCCATCGACGGCCGCGACGCCGTCCTCGTCGGTGCCGGCGGCGCGGGACGGGCGGCCGCGTTCGCCCTCGCCGACGCCGGCGCGTCGGTCCACGTCGCGAACCGCACGGTCGAACGGGCGGAGTCGCTCGCCGCCGACGTCCCCGGCGCGACCGCCGGCGGCCTCGACACGCTCGATCGGGTCGCCGACGCCGACCTCCTGGTCAACGCGACGAGCGTCGGGATGGAACCCGACGTCGACGAGACGCCGGTCCCGGCCGACCATCTCCACGGCGACCTCGCGGTCCTCGACGCCGTCTACACGCCGATCGAGACCCGGCTCCTGCGAGAGGCCGCGGCGGCGGGTGCGACCACTATCGACGGGGCCTGGATGCTGCTGTTCCAGGGCGTCCAGGCGTTCGAGCTGTGGACCGGACGGGACGGCCCCGTCGACGCGATGAACGAGGCGCTCCGGGCGGAACTCGACTAG
- a CDS encoding sodium:calcium antiporter: MTSRLRHPLTAAGGALLLTLPWVVSWATGASDGFAPLTIVSVAGLAVLGASFLLAWGAETAEKDVPRAFAIAVLAVLAVAPEYAVDALYAWQAATDPSKANLAVANMTGANRILIGLGWSGIALFSIYKATSGSRADTSVVNREGRFRDAVRLDPSISTEILFLFLATVFAFFVPLNGGIDIIDTVVLVGLYVTYIAIIIRGDVEDHDEQIGVPAYFQAKPRGVRVPIVLALFVYSGFLIFTAVEPFAHGLESLGLRFGIPEFFMIQWIAPLASESPELIVTAYLVNKARSTAAFNALISSKLNQWTLLIGTLSVVYSLSLGAYGVLPFDFKQAAEIWLTAAQSFFALAILVNFRISVREAVTLLVLFVSQVAIEFVLIQTFPAALAEQYSIYLLLAYSAVYIALGAGLLVSRRGDLRLLAKHTVANVRGTPLPEPERAD; this comes from the coding sequence ATGACTTCTCGCTTGCGCCACCCGCTCACCGCCGCGGGCGGAGCGCTCCTCCTGACGCTCCCGTGGGTCGTCTCGTGGGCGACGGGGGCGTCCGACGGGTTCGCGCCGCTGACTATCGTGAGCGTCGCCGGGCTCGCCGTCCTCGGCGCGTCGTTCCTCCTGGCGTGGGGCGCGGAGACGGCCGAGAAGGACGTCCCGCGGGCGTTCGCCATCGCCGTCCTCGCCGTGCTCGCGGTCGCGCCGGAGTACGCCGTCGACGCGCTCTACGCGTGGCAGGCGGCGACCGATCCGTCGAAGGCGAACCTCGCGGTCGCGAACATGACCGGCGCGAACCGCATCCTCATCGGCCTGGGCTGGTCGGGGATCGCGCTGTTCTCGATCTACAAGGCCACGTCCGGGTCGCGGGCGGACACGAGCGTCGTGAACCGCGAGGGGCGGTTCCGCGACGCGGTGAGACTCGACCCGAGCATCTCGACGGAGATCCTCTTTCTCTTCCTCGCGACGGTCTTCGCCTTCTTCGTCCCGCTCAACGGCGGCATCGACATCATCGACACGGTCGTTCTCGTGGGGTTGTACGTCACCTACATCGCGATCATCATCCGCGGCGACGTCGAGGACCACGACGAGCAGATCGGCGTCCCCGCGTACTTCCAGGCGAAGCCGCGGGGCGTCCGGGTCCCGATTGTCCTCGCGCTGTTCGTCTACTCGGGCTTCCTGATCTTCACCGCGGTCGAGCCGTTCGCCCACGGCCTGGAGTCGCTGGGACTGCGGTTCGGCATCCCCGAGTTCTTCATGATCCAGTGGATCGCGCCGCTGGCCTCCGAGAGCCCGGAGCTGATCGTGACCGCCTACCTGGTGAACAAGGCGCGCTCGACCGCCGCGTTCAACGCGCTCATCTCCTCGAAGCTGAACCAGTGGACGCTCCTGATCGGGACGCTCTCGGTGGTCTACAGCCTCTCGCTCGGCGCGTACGGCGTCCTCCCGTTCGACTTCAAGCAGGCCGCCGAGATCTGGCTCACCGCGGCGCAGAGCTTCTTCGCGCTCGCCATCCTCGTGAACTTCCGGATCAGCGTCCGCGAGGCGGTGACGCTTCTCGTCCTCTTCGTCTCGCAGGTCGCCATCGAGTTCGTCCTCATCCAGACGTTCCCGGCGGCGCTCGCCGAGCAGTACTCGATCTACCTCTTGCTCGCCTACTCCGCGGTCTACATCGCCCTCGGGGCGGGCCTCCTCGTCAGCCGTCGCGGCGACCTCCGCCTGCTCGCGAAGCACACCGTCGCCAACGTCCGCGGGACCCCGCTGCCGGAGCCCGAGCGGGCCGATTGA